The DNA sequence ATCGAGGCCGAAGGTGCGTCAGGTACCTTCCAGGTCAAGGACGAGGATGAGCCGGCGGCGGCATCTTCTCAGTCAACTCCCGAATGAACCTCGGATCGAATTGAACCCCGTGCTTCTTCGCCAGATGCACCTCATTCCATGCGCCGGCATAGTCGCCCCTGAAGTACAGAGCTACTGCCAGGTTTCGCCGCGCGTCACCGTAGTCCGGCGCCATCTTCACCGCCTCCCGGAAGTGGCCGATCGCCTCGTCGAGCTTCCCTCTCTCGGCAAGGTAGTTCCCGAGGCTGTAATGCGACACTGGCTCAGGGCTGATCGCGAGTGCGGCCCGAAACTGCTCGGCGGCTTCGTCGGCCTCTCCTGAGTCCTGAAGCGCGATACCCAGCGCGGCGTGGGCCATCCCCATCCGTGGATCGGCGGTGATTGCCCTCCTGAGGTGCGACATGGACTCAGGCAGCCGGCCCTGCGCATACAGGAGAACCCCAAGCTCATACTGCGATCCCGCATGCTTAGGGTCGATCCGGACTGCCTGTTCGAACTGCGGAACCGCGTCTTCTGGCCGACCGAGGCTCGAATACGCCAGTCCGAGGCCGTAATGCGGTATCGCCTCGCCGGGCATGATCCGGAGCGCCTCGCGGAAGTGCATGATCGCGTCATCCGCCCTGCCTACGTCTATCAGCGCCAGTCCGAGGTTGGTATGTGCCTGCGGGTAGGCCGGTCGCAGTTCGATGGCCATCTCATATTCCCGGACCGCGCGTGCGGAGTCGCCGCGAGCCCGGAAGTCCGCTCCCCGGTCGAAGCGCCATTTCGCCTCGTCCGGGGCGTACCCGGTCGGGTTGAGCGACGCCAGGGCATATGCGCCTAGGATCAGCAAGATCGAGACTGCTGCCGAGACGAGCCTGCGGGCGATGAAGAAGCCGACGATGCGGTCTATGCCGTACGCGGCGGGAAGCATCAGGATCGGCACAATCGGCACGCGGTATCGCCCGGCCGCGAAGAACGGCAGATAGGACACGAAATATGCTCCCACGAAGAGCGCCGCCAGTATCATAATCTCATATTGCCGCTGGACCGCCGGGTCCTTCCGTCGCGAATCCCCTCGGATCGCCGCCCCGAGAAACAGTCCCGCCCCGACCACGGAGAGCGCGAGCACCAGCGGGAACCTGATCGGAATCCTTCGCAGTACCTTCGAGTCCGCGCGCTCCAGTTCGTCCTCCTTGTTGTGGCCGATCTCCTTGGGCCCCCAGAAGAGCAGCGCCCGCTTCCAGGTCAGCTTCAAGACTTCAATCGGGTGCGACCTGATGTAATCCTTCGCCTGACCGGAAAAGTAGGCTGAGACCTCCGAGTGGGTCATCCGTCGGCCGGACTTCGATTCGAGATTACGGACGATCTGTGGGTAGTCGTAGCACGTTTCGAATCGCCCGAGCCCCGGGATCTCTCCCACGCAGAACCCGTCGGCCTTCGGGTTGTTTCCGATGAGCAGGTTGATCCCACCGTTGGTCGAGATAGGAACGAACTCATGCGCTACCACCCAGTTGCGGATCGTAACGGGCGCGATCGTCAGCACCGTTCCGAGGAAGAACCCGACGGCGGTTGTGCGAAGGAGTCGCGAATCCTTGCGACTGTGCGCGATCCATGTTAGCCACAAGAGCGCGGCCGGGGCGAAAAGGAGTATGTTCGGCCTTACCAGAGCGAAGAGCCCCAGGACGATGCCCGAGTAGAGCGCTCTGACTGGCGAGACCTTGTCGGCCCACAGGCTCACCTCGTATACGAGGAGCAGTCCCAGCGCGACCAGCAGGACCGGCTCGAGAAGCTCTCCCTCGTAATAGACGAACACCCAGTAGGCCGCCGGCAGACCCGCGTAGATCAGCCCGGCCCGCGCGCCGAACCACCTCCTGCCAAGCGCGAACGCCAGTCCGATGCTCAATACCCCGATCAGCATC is a window from the Armatimonadota bacterium genome containing:
- a CDS encoding tetratricopeptide repeat protein — encoded protein: MRVSREILILGAILLLGALIRGLYLAEIANRPDFTNPGVDAGYHDYWARGIVTGDWAPPPTLPDPEIPKTPYFRPPGYTFFMAGVYRLTGGSYLGLRVAQMLIGVLSIGLAFALGRRWFGARAGLIYAGLPAAYWVFVYYEGELLEPVLLVALGLLLVYEVSLWADKVSPVRALYSGIVLGLFALVRPNILLFAPAALLWLTWIAHSRKDSRLLRTTAVGFFLGTVLTIAPVTIRNWVVAHEFVPISTNGGINLLIGNNPKADGFCVGEIPGLGRFETCYDYPQIVRNLESKSGRRMTHSEVSAYFSGQAKDYIRSHPIEVLKLTWKRALLFWGPKEIGHNKEDELERADSKVLRRIPIRFPLVLALSVVGAGLFLGAAIRGDSRRKDPAVQRQYEIMILAALFVGAYFVSYLPFFAAGRYRVPIVPILMLPAAYGIDRIVGFFIARRLVSAAVSILLILGAYALASLNPTGYAPDEAKWRFDRGADFRARGDSARAVREYEMAIELRPAYPQAHTNLGLALIDVGRADDAIMHFREALRIMPGEAIPHYGLGLAYSSLGRPEDAVPQFEQAVRIDPKHAGSQYELGVLLYAQGRLPESMSHLRRAITADPRMGMAHAALGIALQDSGEADEAAEQFRAALAISPEPVSHYSLGNYLAERGKLDEAIGHFREAVKMAPDYGDARRNLAVALYFRGDYAGAWNEVHLAKKHGVQFDPRFIRELTEKMPPPAHPRP